A region from the Pseudomonas triticicola genome encodes:
- a CDS encoding ferredoxin--NADP reductase has translation MTASAEKYTTQTLLDVQPLTPNLFTLRTSRDPGFRFRAGQFARLGVTKADGSTVWRAYSMVSSPFDEFLEFFSIVVPGGEFTSELSRLQVGDTLMVERQAFGYLTLDRFVDGRDLWLLSTGTGVAPFLSILQDFEVWEKFERIILVYSVREARELAYQQLIAGLTQRDYLSEYAHKLQFIPTVTREAHPGALQGRITTLIENGELERAAGVELSPEHSRVMLCGNPQMIDDTRALLKQRGMRLSLTRKPGQVAVENYW, from the coding sequence ATGACTGCCAGTGCCGAGAAGTACACCACCCAGACCTTGCTCGATGTGCAACCGTTGACGCCGAACCTGTTCACGCTGCGCACCAGCCGTGATCCAGGCTTTCGCTTCCGTGCCGGTCAGTTCGCCCGGCTGGGCGTCACCAAGGCCGATGGCAGCACGGTCTGGCGCGCCTATTCGATGGTGTCGTCGCCGTTTGACGAGTTTCTCGAGTTCTTTTCCATCGTCGTGCCGGGCGGCGAATTCACCAGTGAGCTGAGCCGGCTACAGGTCGGCGACACTTTGATGGTCGAGCGCCAGGCGTTCGGCTACCTGACGCTGGATCGTTTTGTCGACGGCCGAGACCTGTGGTTATTGTCGACCGGCACCGGGGTGGCGCCCTTTCTGTCGATCCTGCAGGACTTCGAGGTCTGGGAGAAATTCGAGCGGATCATTCTGGTTTACAGCGTGCGGGAGGCGCGGGAGCTAGCCTATCAGCAGTTGATCGCCGGGTTGACGCAACGTGACTATCTGAGCGAATACGCCCACAAGCTGCAATTCATCCCGACTGTGACCCGCGAAGCGCATCCAGGCGCGCTGCAGGGCCGGATTACCACGTTGATCGAAAACGGCGAACTGGAGCGAGCGGCAGGGGTTGAGCTCTCGCCAGAGCATTCGCGAGTGATGCTGTGCGGCAATCCGCAGATGATCGACGACACCCGCGCCTTGCTGAAACAGCGCGGCATGCGCCTGAGCCTGACGCGCAAGCCGGGGCAGGTTGCGGTGGAGAATTACTGGTAA
- the mscL gene encoding large-conductance mechanosensitive channel protein MscL, which yields MGVLSEFKAFAVKGNVVDMAVGIIIGAAFGKIVSSFVGDVIMPPIGLLIGGVDFSDLAVTLKAAQGDAPAVVLAYGKFLQTVLDFVIVAFAIFMGVKAINRLKREEAVAPTAPPIPSKEEQLLGEIRDLLKAQNERP from the coding sequence ATGGGCGTGCTTAGCGAGTTCAAGGCCTTCGCGGTCAAAGGCAATGTGGTCGACATGGCCGTCGGTATCATCATCGGCGCGGCGTTCGGCAAGATCGTTTCGTCGTTTGTCGGCGACGTGATCATGCCGCCGATTGGCCTGTTGATCGGTGGGGTGGACTTCAGTGATCTGGCTGTCACGCTCAAAGCCGCCCAGGGCGATGCGCCCGCCGTGGTGCTGGCTTACGGCAAATTCCTGCAGACGGTGCTGGATTTCGTGATCGTCGCATTCGCGATCTTCATGGGCGTCAAAGCCATCAACCGCCTCAAGCGCGAAGAAGCCGTAGCCCCGACCGCGCCGCCGATCCCGAGCAAGGAAGAGCAACTGCTGGGCGAAATTCGCGACCTGCTCAAGGCGCAGAACGAGCGGCCCTGA
- the katB gene encoding catalase KatB, with protein MTSALGLGAFPHRRTLGVLTASLLTFSVNAAPLTRDNGAAVGDNQNSQTAGATGPVLLQDVQLIQKLQRFDRERIPERVVHARGTGAHGTFTVTDDLSDLSKAKVFAAGQSTPVFVRFSAVVHGNHSPETLRDPRGFATKFYTADGNWDLVGNNFPTFFIRDAIKFPDMVHAFKPDPRTNLDDDSRRFDFFSHVPEATRTLTELYSNYGTPASYREMDGNGVHAYKLINAKNEVHYVKFHWKSLQGIKNLTPKQVSEVQGQDYSHMTNDLVSNINKGNFPKWDLYVQVLKPQDLSKFDFDPLDATKIWPGIPERKVGQMVLNRNPANVFQETEQVAMAPANVVPGIEPSEDRLLQGRVFSYADTQMYRLGANALQLPINAPKTVVNNGNQDGAMNFGASESGVNYQPSRLQPREETPAARYSQSALSGSTQQAKIQREQNFKQAGDLYRSYSKQERRDLIDSFGGSLATTDDESKHIILSFLYKADPEYGSGVTEVAKGDLSRVKALAAKLTD; from the coding sequence ATGACTTCCGCTCTTGGACTGGGGGCTTTTCCCCATCGCCGCACTCTCGGCGTTCTCACCGCCAGCCTGCTGACCTTCTCGGTCAACGCCGCTCCGCTGACCCGCGATAACGGCGCTGCTGTCGGTGACAATCAGAACTCGCAAACCGCCGGCGCCACCGGCCCGGTGCTGCTGCAGGACGTGCAACTGATCCAGAAGCTGCAACGCTTCGACCGTGAGCGTATTCCCGAGCGCGTGGTACATGCACGCGGCACTGGCGCTCACGGCACCTTCACCGTGACCGATGACCTCAGCGACCTGAGCAAGGCCAAGGTATTCGCCGCAGGCCAGAGCACGCCGGTATTCGTGCGTTTCTCGGCGGTGGTGCATGGCAACCATTCCCCGGAAACCCTGCGTGACCCGCGTGGTTTCGCCACCAAGTTCTACACCGCTGACGGTAACTGGGATCTGGTCGGCAACAACTTCCCGACCTTCTTCATCCGCGATGCGATCAAATTCCCGGACATGGTCCACGCCTTCAAGCCCGATCCGCGCACCAACCTCGATGACGATTCGCGGCGGTTCGATTTCTTCTCCCATGTACCGGAAGCCACCCGCACGCTGACCGAGTTGTATTCCAACTACGGCACTCCGGCCAGTTACCGGGAGATGGATGGCAATGGTGTTCATGCCTATAAGCTGATCAATGCCAAGAACGAAGTTCACTATGTGAAGTTTCACTGGAAGAGTCTTCAAGGCATCAAGAACCTCACACCAAAACAAGTCAGCGAAGTTCAAGGTCAGGATTACAGTCATATGACCAATGACTTGGTAAGTAACATCAACAAAGGTAACTTTCCGAAGTGGGACTTGTACGTGCAAGTTCTCAAGCCGCAGGATTTGTCCAAGTTTGATTTCGATCCATTGGATGCAACCAAGATCTGGCCGGGTATTCCCGAACGCAAAGTTGGACAAATGGTCTTGAACCGCAATCCGGCAAATGTATTCCAGGAAACTGAACAAGTGGCCATGGCACCGGCCAACGTAGTTCCCGGTATCGAACCTTCGGAAGATCGTTTGTTGCAGGGCCGAGTGTTCTCTTATGCCGATACGCAGATGTATCGCCTCGGCGCCAACGCTTTGCAATTACCGATCAACGCTCCGAAAACCGTAGTGAACAACGGAAATCAGGATGGCGCGATGAATTTTGGCGCCAGCGAGTCCGGCGTCAACTACCAGCCAAGCCGCCTGCAACCGCGTGAAGAAACGCCAGCGGCGCGTTACAGCCAGTCGGCGCTGTCGGGCAGCACCCAGCAGGCAAAGATCCAGCGTGAGCAGAACTTCAAGCAGGCCGGTGATCTGTATCGCTCGTACAGCAAGCAGGAACGCCGCGACCTGATCGACAGCTTCGGCGGCTCGCTGGCCACCACCGATGATGAGAGCAAGCACATCATCCTGTCCTTCCTGTACAAGGCCGACCCTGAGTACGGCAGCGGTGTAACCGAAGTGGCCAAGGGCGATCTCAGCCGTGTGAAAGCACTGGCGGCCAAACTGACCGACTGA
- a CDS encoding ankyrin repeat domain-containing protein: MRIFLLCLAGCLSFSAWAAPVEQSPEAIKAQLQDYYFDAARRGDVPMLETFIESGYSLDTRDSKGYTALILAAYHGQAPAVERLLAAGADACAQDQRGNTALMGAIFKGELQIARRLMATDCSPDQRNGAGQTAAMYAGLFKRLELLDALKAKGADLNAEDPLGNSAARLASGEIRTAAPR, from the coding sequence ATGCGTATTTTTCTTTTATGCCTGGCCGGGTGCCTGTCGTTCAGCGCGTGGGCGGCACCGGTCGAGCAAAGCCCCGAGGCAATCAAGGCGCAGTTGCAGGATTACTACTTCGACGCCGCCCGCCGTGGCGACGTGCCGATGCTCGAGACCTTTATCGAGTCCGGCTATTCCCTCGATACCCGCGACAGCAAGGGTTACACCGCGCTGATTCTGGCCGCCTACCACGGTCAGGCGCCGGCGGTTGAGCGACTGTTGGCAGCGGGCGCGGACGCCTGTGCTCAGGATCAACGCGGCAACACGGCGCTGATGGGCGCGATTTTCAAAGGCGAGTTGCAGATCGCCCGGCGCCTGATGGCCACCGATTGCAGCCCCGACCAGCGTAACGGCGCCGGACAGACAGCGGCGATGTACGCCGGGCTGTTCAAGCGTCTGGAATTGCTTGATGCGTTGAAAGCCAAGGGCGCCGACCTCAATGCCGAGGATCCGCTGGGCAACAGTGCCGCGCGTCTGGCCAGCGGCGAAATCCGTACCGCTGCGCCGCGCTGA
- the radA gene encoding DNA repair protein RadA translates to MAKAKRMYGCTECGATFPKWAGQCGECGAWNTLTETMIESGGATAPTGRTGWAGQQAQIKTLAEVSIEEIPRFSTASGELDRVLGGGLVDGSVVLIGGDPGIGKSTILLQTLCNLAKSMPALYVTGEESQQQVAMRARRLGLPQDQLRVMTETCIETIIATARQEKPKVMVIDSIQTIFTEQLQSAPGGVSQVRESAALLVRYAKQSGTAIFLVGHVTKEGALAGPRVLEHMVDTVLYFEGESDGRLRLLRAVKNRFGAVNELGVFGMTDKGLKEVSNPSAIFLTRAQEEVPGSVVMATWEGTRPMLVEVQALVDDSHLANPRRVTLGLDQNRLAMLLAVLHRHGGIPTHDQDVFLNVVGGVKVLETASDLALMAAVMSSLRNRPLPHDLLVFGEVGLSGEVRPVPSGQERLKEAAKHGFKRAIVPKGNAPKESPAGLQIIAVTRLEQALDALFE, encoded by the coding sequence ATGGCCAAGGCCAAGCGCATGTACGGCTGCACCGAGTGCGGCGCAACCTTTCCCAAGTGGGCCGGGCAGTGCGGCGAGTGCGGTGCCTGGAACACCCTGACCGAAACCATGATCGAAAGCGGCGGCGCCACGGCACCTACCGGGCGCACCGGCTGGGCCGGGCAACAGGCGCAGATCAAGACCCTGGCTGAAGTCAGCATCGAAGAGATTCCACGGTTTTCCACCGCGTCCGGTGAGCTCGATCGCGTGCTCGGCGGCGGGCTGGTCGATGGCTCGGTGGTGCTGATCGGCGGTGATCCGGGGATCGGCAAGTCGACCATCCTTTTGCAAACCCTGTGCAACCTGGCCAAGAGCATGCCGGCGCTGTACGTCACCGGTGAGGAATCCCAGCAGCAGGTGGCAATGCGCGCTCGCCGTCTCGGCCTGCCACAGGATCAACTGCGGGTGATGACCGAAACCTGCATCGAAACCATCATCGCCACCGCCCGCCAGGAAAAGCCCAAGGTGATGGTGATCGACTCGATCCAGACCATCTTCACCGAACAACTGCAATCGGCCCCGGGCGGTGTATCCCAAGTACGCGAGAGCGCGGCGCTGCTGGTGCGTTACGCCAAACAGAGCGGCACGGCGATTTTCCTTGTCGGCCACGTCACCAAAGAGGGCGCTCTGGCCGGTCCTCGTGTGCTGGAACACATGGTCGACACCGTGCTGTATTTCGAAGGCGAATCCGACGGTCGCCTGCGTTTGTTGCGTGCAGTGAAAAACCGTTTCGGCGCGGTCAACGAGTTGGGCGTGTTCGGCATGACCGACAAGGGCCTGAAAGAAGTCTCCAATCCTTCGGCGATTTTTCTCACCCGCGCCCAGGAAGAAGTCCCGGGCAGTGTGGTCATGGCGACGTGGGAAGGCACCCGGCCGATGCTGGTGGAAGTGCAGGCGCTGGTCGATGACAGCCATCTGGCCAACCCGCGTCGGGTGACGCTGGGGCTGGATCAGAACCGATTGGCGATGTTGCTCGCTGTGCTGCACCGCCACGGCGGGATTCCGACCCACGATCAGGACGTGTTCCTCAACGTGGTCGGTGGCGTGAAGGTGCTGGAGACGGCGTCGGATCTGGCGTTGATGGCCGCCGTCATGTCGAGTTTGCGCAATCGGCCGCTGCCCCATGACCTGCTGGTGTTCGGCGAAGTCGGCCTGTCCGGCGAGGTGCGCCCGGTGCCGAGCGGGCAGGAGCGGTTGAAGGAAGCGGCCAAGCATGGCTTCAAACGCGCGATCGTGCCGAAGGGTAATGCTCCGAAGGAATCGCCGGCGGGGTTGCAGATCATTGCCGTGACCCGTCTCGAACAAGCGCTCGACGCACTGTTTGAGTGA
- a CDS encoding PilZ domain-containing protein yields MSEHPANRRRFKRIAFDARTELKQGEYIWPVKLIDLSLKGLLIERPEPWLGDKEQDFFVDIHLSEDVDIEMDVHLAHEENGHLGFICRHISLESIQRLRRLIELNLADEAELERELGALIEI; encoded by the coding sequence ATGAGCGAGCACCCCGCCAATCGACGTCGTTTCAAACGTATTGCGTTCGATGCCCGAACCGAGCTGAAACAGGGCGAGTACATCTGGCCGGTCAAACTGATCGACCTTTCGCTCAAGGGCCTGCTGATCGAGCGACCGGAACCGTGGCTCGGGGATAAAGAGCAGGACTTCTTCGTCGACATTCATCTGAGCGAAGACGTCGATATCGAAATGGACGTGCATCTGGCCCACGAGGAAAACGGCCACTTGGGGTTCATCTGCCGCCACATCAGCCTGGAATCGATCCAGCGCCTGCGGCGGTTGATCGAGTTGAATCTGGCGGATGAGGCCGAGCTGGAGCGCGAACTGGGTGCCCTGATCGAAATCTAG
- a CDS encoding carbon starvation CstA family protein, whose translation MKNNNSLLRHLPWLVLAIVGACALGVVALRRGEAINALWIVVAAVAIYLVAYRYYSLFIANNVMQLDPRRATPAVLNNDGLDYVPTNKHILFGHHFAAIAGAGPLVGPVLAAQMGYLPGTLWLIAGVVLAGAVQDFMVLFMSTRRNGRSLGDMVREEMGRIPGTIALFGCFLIMIIILAVLALIVVKALAESPWGIFTVMATIPIAMFMGIYMRYIRPGRIGEISVVGVLLLLGSIWLGGQIAADPVWAKAFTFTGVQITWMLVGYGFVAASLPVWLILAPRDYLSTFLKIGTIVALAIGILITMPELKMPALTQFVDGTGPVWKGGLFPFLFITIACGAVSGFHALISSGTTPKLLDNETNARYIGYGGMLMESFVAIMAMVAASVIEPGVYFAMNSPAAVVGSDVASVAQVVTSWGFAITPEALQAVAHDIGETTILARAGGAPTLAVGIAQILHSVLPGENTMAFWYHFAILFEALFILTAVDAGTRAGRFMLQDLLGSFVPALKRTESWGANLIATAGCVAMWGWLLYQGVIDPLGGINTLWPLFGISNQMLAGIALMLGTVVLIKMKRQRYIWVTLLPATWLLICTTTAGFIKLFDANPAIGFLSLAKKYSDALANGQVLAPAKSVEQMQHVIFNAYTNATLTALFLFVVFSILFYALKVGIAAWGKKERTDKESPFQALPDA comes from the coding sequence ATGAAAAATAATAATAGCCTGCTGCGCCACTTACCCTGGCTCGTGCTGGCAATCGTAGGAGCGTGCGCCCTTGGCGTAGTGGCATTGCGCCGCGGCGAGGCGATCAACGCCTTGTGGATTGTGGTCGCTGCCGTGGCCATTTATCTGGTTGCGTACCGTTACTACAGTCTGTTCATCGCCAACAACGTGATGCAGCTGGATCCGCGTCGGGCCACCCCCGCCGTGCTCAACAACGATGGTCTGGACTATGTGCCGACCAACAAACACATTCTTTTCGGTCACCACTTCGCGGCCATCGCTGGCGCGGGGCCGCTGGTCGGTCCGGTGCTGGCGGCGCAGATGGGGTATCTGCCCGGCACACTCTGGCTGATTGCCGGTGTGGTGCTGGCGGGCGCGGTGCAGGACTTCATGGTCCTGTTCATGTCGACCCGACGCAACGGCCGTTCCCTGGGCGATATGGTGCGTGAAGAAATGGGCCGGATTCCCGGAACCATTGCACTGTTCGGCTGCTTCCTGATCATGATCATCATCCTCGCGGTGCTGGCGCTGATCGTGGTCAAGGCCCTGGCCGAGAGCCCTTGGGGCATCTTCACCGTGATGGCGACCATCCCGATCGCTATGTTCATGGGCATCTACATGCGCTACATCCGCCCGGGTCGCATCGGCGAAATCTCCGTGGTCGGTGTGTTGCTGCTGCTCGGTTCGATCTGGCTGGGCGGGCAGATCGCTGCCGATCCGGTATGGGCCAAAGCCTTCACTTTCACCGGTGTGCAGATTACCTGGATGCTGGTCGGTTACGGTTTTGTCGCTGCATCGTTGCCGGTTTGGCTGATTCTGGCGCCGCGTGACTACCTGTCGACCTTCCTCAAGATCGGCACCATCGTCGCCCTGGCGATCGGCATCCTGATCACCATGCCCGAGCTGAAAATGCCGGCGCTGACCCAGTTCGTCGACGGCACCGGGCCGGTATGGAAGGGCGGTCTGTTCCCGTTCCTGTTCATCACCATCGCCTGCGGCGCGGTATCGGGTTTCCACGCACTGATCTCGTCGGGCACCACGCCGAAGCTGCTGGATAACGAAACCAACGCCCGCTACATCGGGTACGGCGGCATGTTGATGGAATCGTTCGTGGCGATCATGGCCATGGTTGCCGCTTCGGTGATCGAGCCGGGTGTGTATTTCGCCATGAACAGCCCGGCCGCAGTCGTCGGCAGTGACGTCGCTTCGGTGGCGCAGGTTGTCACCAGCTGGGGCTTCGCGATCACGCCGGAAGCGCTGCAAGCGGTTGCCCATGACATCGGCGAAACCACCATTCTGGCTCGCGCCGGTGGTGCGCCGACTCTGGCGGTCGGTATCGCGCAGATCCTGCACAGTGTCCTGCCGGGTGAAAACACCATGGCGTTCTGGTACCACTTCGCGATCCTGTTCGAAGCGCTGTTCATCCTCACCGCTGTGGACGCCGGCACCCGTGCCGGGCGTTTCATGCTGCAGGATCTGCTCGGCTCCTTCGTACCGGCGCTCAAACGCACCGAATCGTGGGGCGCCAACCTGATTGCCACCGCCGGTTGTGTGGCGATGTGGGGCTGGTTGCTGTATCAGGGCGTGATCGATCCTCTGGGCGGCATCAACACCTTGTGGCCATTGTTCGGCATCTCCAACCAGATGCTCGCCGGCATCGCGCTGATGCTCGGCACCGTGGTCCTGATCAAGATGAAGCGCCAGCGCTACATCTGGGTCACCCTGTTGCCGGCCACCTGGCTGTTGATCTGCACCACTACTGCTGGCTTCATCAAGCTGTTCGACGCCAACCCGGCGATCGGCTTCCTGTCCCTGGCCAAGAAGTACAGCGATGCGCTGGCCAACGGTCAGGTGCTGGCACCGGCTAAAAGCGTCGAGCAGATGCAGCACGTGATCTTCAACGCCTACACCAACGCCACACTCACCGCGCTGTTCCTGTTCGTGGTGTTCAGCATCCTGTTCTATGCGCTCAAGGTCGGCATCGCCGCCTGGGGCAAGAAAGAGCGTACGGATAAAGAATCGCCATTCCAGGCCCTGCCGGATGCGTAA
- a CDS encoding YbdD/YjiX family protein, with the protein MFNDLSRLGKYLGQAARLMVGMPDYDTYVEHMQTKHPDKPVMSYEMFFRERQEARYGGKGGPKCC; encoded by the coding sequence ATGTTCAATGACCTGAGTCGCCTCGGTAAATACCTCGGTCAGGCCGCGCGCCTGATGGTCGGCATGCCCGACTACGACACCTACGTCGAGCATATGCAAACCAAACACCCGGACAAACCGGTGATGAGCTACGAGATGTTCTTTCGCGAACGTCAGGAAGCCCGTTACGGTGGCAAGGGTGGGCCGAAGTGCTGTTGA
- the yjiA gene encoding GTPase, which translates to MSSPIPVTVLSGFLGAGKTTLLRHLLKAEHGLKIAVIENEFSDAGIDTQLLGDEPVQVMTLANGCVCCTIHTDLTKALYLLLERLDSGEIAFDRLVIECTGLADPAPVAQTFFIDEELRERYLLDGIITLVDAAHADVHLTQTIAQAQIGFADRLLVSKTDLVDEATFTALSERLTRINRRAPIRVVEHGNIDLAELLDVRGFNLNADLGGGLSLRPVSKAPSIDRISSLVLRTDQALDIDQLSEFMNELLEEHGKQLLRYKGVLNIAGEDRRLVFQGVLKLYGFDWDTEWAEGEARESVIVFIADDLPEEKIRAGFARVAAQQA; encoded by the coding sequence TTGTCTTCTCCCATTCCGGTAACGGTTCTCAGCGGTTTCCTCGGCGCCGGCAAGACCACCTTGCTGCGTCATTTATTGAAAGCCGAGCACGGCCTGAAAATCGCCGTGATCGAAAACGAATTCAGCGACGCCGGCATCGACACTCAGTTGCTGGGTGATGAGCCGGTGCAAGTCATGACCCTGGCCAACGGCTGCGTCTGCTGCACCATTCACACCGACCTGACCAAGGCGCTGTATTTGTTGCTCGAGCGCCTGGACAGTGGCGAGATCGCCTTCGACCGTCTGGTGATCGAGTGCACCGGTCTGGCCGATCCGGCGCCGGTGGCGCAAACCTTTTTCATCGACGAAGAACTGCGCGAGCGTTACCTGCTCGACGGCATCATCACCCTGGTCGACGCCGCCCACGCCGATGTGCACCTGACCCAGACCATCGCCCAGGCGCAGATCGGTTTCGCCGATCGCTTGCTGGTGAGCAAGACCGACCTGGTCGATGAGGCGACGTTCACTGCGCTGAGCGAACGCCTCACGCGAATCAACCGCCGCGCGCCGATCCGCGTGGTCGAGCATGGCAATATCGATCTGGCTGAATTGCTGGATGTACGTGGTTTCAACCTCAATGCTGACCTGGGCGGCGGTCTGAGCCTTCGTCCGGTCAGCAAGGCACCGTCGATCGATCGCATCTCCAGCCTGGTGCTGCGCACCGATCAGGCGCTGGATATCGATCAGCTCAGCGAATTCATGAACGAGTTGCTGGAAGAGCACGGCAAGCAATTGCTGCGCTACAAAGGCGTGCTGAACATTGCCGGCGAAGATCGGCGGTTGGTATTTCAGGGTGTGCTGAAACTATATGGTTTCGACTGGGACACCGAATGGGCCGAGGGCGAGGCGCGCGAGAGTGTGATCGTGTTTATTGCCGATGATCTGCCGGAAGAGAAGATTCGGGCGGGGTTTGCGCGGGTAGCGGCGCAACAAGCCTGA
- a CDS encoding GntR family transcriptional regulator: protein MNSFASASHAQSTALPFSRLHTPVEDLYPRLFDAILERRIDEGSRFTEDSLKAMFSASRADVRRVLTQLSHEQIVVLRANHRPRVAAPDRELIRQTLHARRLAENTLVRLACQRPQPDDLKCLRTLIEREKRAIEQARRGAAIRLSGEFHLQLARMAGNLPLAHFLRSLVPLTSLAIARSQGSTRSSCAWQEHLALVEVVERGDVSKAGMLMNRHLDHLEQTLLGSDHGHCAVG from the coding sequence ATGAACAGTTTTGCTTCAGCATCCCACGCGCAATCGACCGCCCTGCCCTTTTCTCGCCTGCACACGCCGGTGGAGGATCTGTATCCGCGACTGTTCGACGCGATCCTTGAGCGGCGAATCGATGAAGGCAGCCGGTTCACCGAGGACAGCCTGAAGGCGATGTTCAGCGCCAGCCGTGCCGATGTACGCCGCGTGCTGACGCAGTTGTCCCATGAGCAGATCGTGGTGTTGCGCGCCAATCATCGACCGCGAGTGGCCGCGCCTGATCGGGAACTGATCCGGCAGACCTTGCATGCGCGCCGGCTGGCTGAAAACACCTTGGTGCGGTTGGCCTGTCAGCGTCCGCAGCCAGACGATCTGAAATGTTTGCGCACGTTGATAGAGCGCGAGAAGCGCGCCATCGAGCAGGCTCGGCGCGGGGCGGCGATTCGGTTATCGGGGGAGTTTCATTTGCAGTTGGCACGGATGGCGGGAAATCTGCCGCTGGCGCATTTTCTGCGCAGCCTTGTGCCGCTGACGTCGTTGGCGATTGCGCGGAGTCAGGGTTCGACGCGAAGCTCTTGCGCATGGCAGGAGCATTTGGCGTTGGTTGAGGTTGTGGAGCGAGGTGATGTTTCCAAGGCCGGCATGTTGATGAATCGGCATCTGGATCATCTTGAGCAGACGCTGCTCGGTTCTGACCATGGGCATTGTGCTGTCGGTTAG
- a CDS encoding FadR/GntR family transcriptional regulator: MITTSTVVNSVVEKLRAALARGQWRSGDMLPGQRELAEQLGISRPSLREAVIVLETLGLVRSMPGKGVVVLDAQLSDSQSHDSAVAGASLEDVLQLRYTLEPFIVGLVAQSISSKEVGQLRLTLMDMREALEAGDSEAGVSAYIAFHEELFTLTSNPIFQSVVQQTSNALKQSAEVLRNSPEHLAERLEENEAVVRAIRSKNSAQASAEMRRHILREGQRMGIELNIPDDNLPT, from the coding sequence GTGATTACAACGTCAACCGTCGTCAACTCAGTGGTGGAAAAACTCCGCGCCGCGTTGGCCCGAGGCCAGTGGCGCTCCGGCGACATGCTGCCGGGCCAGCGCGAACTGGCCGAACAGCTGGGCATCAGCCGGCCGAGCCTGCGCGAAGCGGTGATCGTCCTCGAAACCCTCGGCCTGGTGCGCTCGATGCCGGGCAAAGGCGTAGTCGTCCTCGACGCACAACTCAGTGACAGCCAGAGCCACGACAGCGCGGTGGCCGGCGCCAGTCTCGAAGACGTGCTGCAACTGCGCTACACCCTTGAACCGTTCATTGTCGGGCTGGTTGCGCAATCGATCAGCAGCAAGGAAGTCGGCCAGTTGCGCCTGACCCTGATGGACATGCGCGAAGCCCTCGAGGCCGGTGACAGCGAAGCCGGAGTCAGTGCCTACATCGCTTTCCACGAAGAACTGTTCACGCTGACCTCGAATCCGATTTTCCAGAGCGTGGTGCAGCAGACCAGTAACGCGCTCAAGCAAAGCGCCGAAGTGTTGCGCAATTCCCCGGAACATCTGGCCGAACGCCTGGAAGAAAACGAAGCCGTAGTCCGCGCTATCCGCAGCAAGAACAGCGCTCAGGCCAGCGCCGAAATGCGCCGGCACATTCTGCGCGAAGGTCAGCGCATGGGCATCGAGCTGAATATTCCGGATGACAACCTGCCCACCTGA